A stretch of the Thermofilum adornatum genome encodes the following:
- a CDS encoding aminotransferase class I/II-fold pyridoxal phosphate-dependent enzyme — protein sequence MSKIKISERIERLDYPIRKYNALARSLEEKGEKVIYLNIGDPLKYDFQPPRELIEEACRALQEGHHYYSSSEGLKELREAIAYKEKTWNKVDIDPKNILVTNGVSEGINTLYAALVNEGDEVLIPDPSYPLYINFADFYDARKVFYRTIEEEGWIPDIDDMRKKITEKTRFIVVNNPHNPTGAVYPKKVLQDILDLAAEYKLPVVSDEIYDAMVFNTEFHSVASLAKSDNIVIGMNGFSKTYLATGWRLGYIYLKGPEEEISNMRTAFLGFLMTRLSAVTPLQVAVARAVYKTGSHLKELVSKLDERRRYSAKRLREIPGFSLPVEPKGAFYVFPRVDLKMNDEEFARQLLLDEKVFVVYGSGFGPLGTNHVRLVFLPPVDVLEEAFTRIERFMRKISS from the coding sequence GTGAGTAAAATAAAAATTTCGGAGAGAATAGAGAGGCTAGACTACCCAATAAGGAAATACAATGCCCTGGCTAGAAGCCTTGAGGAAAAAGGAGAAAAAGTAATATACCTTAATATTGGGGACCCGCTCAAATACGACTTTCAGCCCCCTAGGGAACTCATCGAGGAGGCTTGTAGAGCACTGCAGGAGGGCCACCACTATTATTCTTCTTCCGAGGGCTTGAAGGAGCTGAGGGAGGCAATAGCCTACAAAGAAAAGACATGGAACAAGGTGGATATTGACCCGAAAAACATCTTGGTCACAAACGGTGTGTCGGAGGGCATAAACACCTTATACGCAGCGCTGGTCAACGAGGGCGACGAAGTGCTAATACCTGACCCGAGCTACCCACTATACATAAACTTTGCCGACTTCTATGACGCAAGGAAAGTTTTCTACAGGACAATAGAGGAGGAAGGCTGGATACCAGATATAGACGATATGAGGAAGAAAATCACCGAGAAAACAAGGTTTATAGTTGTAAACAACCCGCACAACCCAACGGGTGCAGTTTATCCAAAGAAAGTTCTCCAAGATATCCTAGACTTGGCCGCCGAATACAAGCTACCCGTAGTCTCAGACGAAATATACGACGCCATGGTGTTCAACACAGAGTTCCACAGCGTTGCTTCCCTTGCAAAGAGCGACAACATAGTTATAGGTATGAACGGCTTCTCCAAGACATATCTAGCCACTGGATGGAGACTCGGCTACATATACCTTAAGGGGCCAGAAGAAGAAATATCAAACATGAGGACAGCATTCCTCGGATTCCTAATGACAAGACTCTCAGCAGTAACACCCCTGCAAGTCGCTGTTGCGAGAGCAGTCTACAAGACGGGCAGCCACCTAAAGGAGCTTGTAAGCAAGCTAGATGAAAGGAGAAGATACTCGGCTAAACGGCTCCGAGAAATACCTGGCTTCAGCTTGCCCGTGGAGCCCAAGGGAGCCTTCTATGTGTTTCCACGTGTAGACCTAAAAATGAACGATGAAGAATTTGCTAGACAGCTACTTTTAGACGAGAAGGTCTTTGTCGTATACGGCTCTGGTTTCGGACCCCTAGGCACAAACCATGTGAGACTAGTTTTCCTGCCGCCAGTAGATGTCTTAGAGGAGGCCTTCACGCGAATAGAAAGATTTATGCGAAAAATTTCTAGCTAA
- a CDS encoding PIN domain-containing protein: MGDVARLVVDTDVLLHDTFEDSEKHAEAAQLLDEADRVYIASITIHEYLWLLLTKFRIDVENVREKLEEYFSDARFIYISENSEVFMGALDMMKEDGADPTMINDYIILVLAQRMGATLATYDDELKEIARKRGIPTAP; encoded by the coding sequence ATGGGAGACGTAGCAAGACTGGTAGTGGACACAGATGTACTGCTTCACGACACCTTTGAGGACAGCGAGAAACATGCAGAAGCGGCCCAGTTGCTGGACGAGGCAGACAGGGTCTACATAGCTTCTATTACGATACACGAATACCTCTGGCTTCTACTCACGAAGTTCCGAATAGATGTCGAGAACGTTAGAGAAAAACTAGAGGAATATTTCAGCGATGCTCGCTTCATCTATATCAGCGAAAACAGCGAGGTCTTCATGGGGGCACTTGACATGATGAAAGAGGACGGTGCCGACCCCACCATGATCAACGACTACATTATACTTGTCCTCGCACAAAGAATGGGGGCCACCCTTGCAACTTACGACGACGAGTTGAAAGAAATAGCGAGAAAAAGAGGAATTCCTACAGCTCCTTAG
- a CDS encoding putative metallopeptidase: MAKLRYERDPDTEKLVRKIVVCLRLDWIDPSRVYVVKSRKSASNAIARIYGLPKVFQVSLGLEPCYVIELISEKFDRLPEEEKIKVLLHELMHIPKTFSGGLRPHGRYTSKRTIDKLYAMLRDAKKSGSC; this comes from the coding sequence ATGGCCAAGTTAAGATACGAGAGAGATCCCGATACCGAGAAGCTCGTTAGGAAAATAGTTGTATGTCTAAGACTGGACTGGATCGATCCTAGCAGGGTCTATGTTGTTAAGAGCAGAAAGTCAGCTTCAAATGCTATTGCCAGGATATATGGTCTCCCCAAGGTCTTCCAAGTTTCTCTAGGATTGGAACCCTGCTACGTCATTGAACTTATTTCTGAGAAGTTCGACAGGCTTCCAGAGGAGGAAAAAATAAAGGTTCTCCTACACGAGCTCATGCATATACCTAAAACTTTTTCAGGCGGCTTAAGACCCCACGGGCGGTACACTTCTAAGCGGACAATAGACAAGCTGTATGCTATGCTTCGAGATGCTAAGAAAAGCGGTAGCTGTTAG
- a CDS encoding ferritin family protein has translation MQRTDLIKTLEEAVKLEQRNAEELEKGVGKLKSEVIKSILGSIANDSRKHAKIYEGILRILREVGPAISEDDFAMLEKIVRTHIKMEEEMISTLNKLFGEVDDKRITYLFKYILDDEVKHHKLLLNILDLIVKKEVLTEKDVWDYLWKEVPFHGTPGG, from the coding sequence GTGCAGAGAACAGACCTTATTAAGACCCTCGAAGAGGCTGTGAAGCTTGAGCAAAGAAATGCGGAGGAACTAGAAAAAGGCGTTGGAAAACTCAAAAGCGAAGTCATCAAGAGTATTCTCGGAAGCATAGCAAATGACTCAAGGAAACACGCAAAGATATATGAGGGAATACTCCGTATACTTCGAGAAGTGGGTCCCGCAATAAGCGAAGACGACTTTGCAATGCTCGAAAAGATTGTAAGGACACACATTAAAATGGAGGAAGAGATGATCTCGACACTCAATAAATTATTCGGTGAGGTGGACGACAAGAGGATAACTTATCTTTTCAAGTATATTCTCGACGACGAGGTCAAGCACCATAAATTGCTACTAAACATACTTGACCTAATCGTAAAGAAAGAAGTGCTTACCGAGAAAGACGTCTGGGACTATTTGTGGAAAGAGGTACCCTTCCACGGAACACCAGGAGGCTAG
- the cyaB gene encoding class IV adenylate cyclase, whose translation MHREVEVKFSISEPSRIREKLLELGATYVDTVDQVDIYYQHPCKNFAETDEALRLRENNSKSGKSIELTYKGPKRGGWAKDRVEIVSRVVDSMEMQEILEMLGFKTVARLLKHREFYMIKGVEVSIDKVEGLGDFVEIEDKGGGLEAVREIASLLGLGEPVPKTYLELYLEKFRK comes from the coding sequence ATGCACCGGGAAGTAGAGGTCAAGTTTTCTATTAGCGAGCCAAGCCGTATACGAGAAAAGTTGCTGGAGCTTGGAGCAACCTATGTAGATACAGTCGACCAGGTAGACATCTATTACCAGCATCCCTGCAAGAATTTTGCCGAGACGGATGAGGCGCTTAGGCTACGCGAGAACAACTCTAAAAGTGGTAAAAGCATAGAGCTGACATACAAGGGTCCCAAGAGAGGGGGATGGGCTAAAGACAGGGTAGAAATAGTCTCGAGGGTTGTAGACTCTATGGAGATGCAGGAGATCCTAGAAATGCTCGGCTTCAAAACAGTTGCAAGGCTCCTGAAGCATAGGGAATTCTACATGATTAAAGGTGTCGAGGTGTCAATCGATAAGGTGGAGGGCCTCGGTGACTTTGTGGAGATAGAGGATAAGGGTGGCGGGCTTGAAGCAGTACGGGAGATAGCTAGTCTACTTGGGCTGGGTGAACCTGTTCCAAAAACGTATCTCGAACTATACTTGGAAAAGTTTAGGAAGTGA
- a CDS encoding NAD(P)/FAD-dependent oxidoreductase: protein MKKYDVIIVGAGIAGLTAALYAARQKLSTLVISADLGGQLLLTNEIQNFPGFMSISGLELIRKVEEQAKTYGAEILFDEVTSIAEQENLFTVKTASGNEFQAEAVVLAFGKSPKEMGVPGEKELKGRGVSYCVICDAPLYRGKKVVLVGWGLHNYENIVRLRDYASKVYWVFPGEKPLEEEELLNEAMSKGNVELVPFSEPVEVKGDKRVRALVVRNKKTGELKTLEVDGVFVEMGYVTKTDFLKGLVQLNERGEIVVDKMCRTSKPGIFAAGDVSEMPHKQAVIAAGMGACAALSAYAYVMEKRGRKVGQVADWRHVEIPGKRKEGAGLSIKLR from the coding sequence ATGAAGAAGTATGACGTAATAATTGTGGGTGCAGGTATAGCGGGGCTAACAGCAGCCCTATACGCGGCCCGCCAGAAACTATCTACGCTAGTTATAAGTGCAGATCTAGGCGGACAGCTCCTTTTGACAAACGAGATACAAAACTTTCCAGGCTTTATGTCCATAAGCGGGCTGGAGCTCATAAGAAAAGTCGAGGAGCAAGCCAAGACATACGGTGCAGAAATACTCTTCGACGAGGTCACTAGCATCGCCGAGCAGGAAAACCTTTTCACAGTGAAAACAGCTTCTGGCAATGAGTTCCAGGCAGAGGCAGTTGTCCTCGCCTTCGGCAAGAGCCCCAAGGAGATGGGTGTACCAGGGGAAAAAGAGCTAAAGGGAAGAGGAGTCTCATATTGCGTCATATGTGATGCCCCGCTCTACAGGGGTAAAAAAGTCGTCCTTGTAGGCTGGGGGCTACATAACTACGAGAACATTGTCCGGCTAAGAGACTATGCAAGTAAAGTCTACTGGGTTTTCCCAGGCGAAAAACCCCTAGAGGAAGAGGAACTACTTAATGAGGCCATGTCTAAGGGAAACGTCGAGCTAGTTCCCTTCTCGGAGCCCGTAGAGGTTAAAGGCGATAAAAGAGTCCGAGCACTAGTTGTAAGGAACAAGAAGACCGGAGAGCTAAAAACTCTAGAGGTTGATGGGGTATTCGTCGAGATGGGCTATGTTACAAAGACAGACTTTCTAAAGGGTCTAGTGCAGCTAAACGAGAGGGGAGAAATCGTTGTAGACAAGATGTGCAGGACAAGCAAGCCCGGAATCTTTGCTGCGGGCGACGTCTCAGAGATGCCCCACAAGCAGGCAGTGATAGCCGCTGGGATGGGCGCGTGCGCCGCGCTAAGTGCATATGCATATGTAATGGAAAAGAGGGGGAGAAAAGTCGGACAAGTTGCCGATTGGAGACATGTAGAAATCCCAGGAAAGAGAAAAGAGGGTGCAGGGCTAAGCATAAAGCTCCGTTAA
- the amrS gene encoding AmmeMemoRadiSam system radical SAM enzyme gives MSESIKGKPYIKEAKFWATIPGKPGYVQCNLCSRRCVIAPGKFGVCGVRRNIEGKLYTYVYGLLTAANLDPIEKKPLSHFNPGSAVFSISTPGCNFYCQFCQNWEISQSRLESGLYGEYYPPEEVVREAKRLRADGISYTYNEPTIFYEYMYDVSRLARKDGLFNTIVTNGYMTPEALEEFYPYLDAATVDFKASGDPEFYRKYMGVPDPEPIKQTLVELKKKGVHIEITDLIVPNVGDDEEKFRQLVAWILENLGDEVPLHILRFYPHYKMIDYPPTDVSTLEDMASIAKEAGLKYVYIGNVWGHPLENTYCPKCGTKVIERKGFFITKWNLTEDNRCPVCGTKIDIKGTYRKRYWDNFFY, from the coding sequence ATGAGCGAGTCTATCAAGGGAAAACCATATATCAAGGAGGCAAAGTTCTGGGCCACCATACCTGGAAAGCCAGGATACGTCCAGTGCAACCTTTGTAGCAGGAGATGCGTTATTGCACCTGGCAAGTTCGGCGTGTGCGGTGTCAGGAGAAACATTGAGGGAAAGCTCTACACGTATGTGTATGGATTGCTAACGGCGGCAAACCTCGACCCCATAGAGAAGAAGCCTCTCTCACATTTTAATCCGGGGAGCGCTGTCTTCTCGATATCGACCCCGGGCTGCAACTTTTACTGTCAGTTTTGCCAGAACTGGGAGATAAGCCAGAGCAGGCTCGAGAGTGGTCTTTATGGCGAATATTATCCTCCAGAGGAGGTTGTCAGGGAGGCTAAGCGGCTCCGGGCAGATGGCATCTCGTATACATACAACGAGCCGACAATCTTCTACGAGTACATGTATGACGTCAGCCGTCTGGCAAGGAAGGATGGCCTATTCAACACTATAGTGACAAATGGCTACATGACGCCTGAAGCTCTCGAGGAATTTTACCCATACCTAGACGCCGCAACTGTAGACTTCAAGGCCTCTGGGGATCCAGAGTTTTATAGGAAGTATATGGGGGTGCCAGACCCTGAACCCATAAAACAGACACTGGTAGAGCTTAAGAAGAAGGGTGTACACATCGAGATAACCGACCTAATAGTGCCAAACGTGGGCGACGACGAGGAAAAATTTAGGCAACTAGTCGCCTGGATCCTAGAGAACCTAGGAGACGAGGTTCCACTCCACATATTGAGGTTTTATCCACACTATAAAATGATAGACTATCCCCCAACAGATGTATCAACACTAGAGGACATGGCAAGCATCGCCAAGGAAGCAGGGCTCAAATACGTTTATATCGGCAATGTCTGGGGGCACCCCCTAGAAAACACCTATTGCCCCAAGTGTGGAACCAAGGTCATAGAGAGGAAGGGCTTCTTTATTACTAAGTGGAACCTTACCGAGGACAACAGGTGCCCTGTCTGCGGAACAAAAATAGACATAAAGGGAACATACAGAAAAAGATACTGGGACAACTTCTTCTATTAA
- a CDS encoding HD domain-containing protein, whose protein sequence is MARLRDLNGGLYWSSCPDTETLRQLAKRGLGLVVDLTENECKYELPSTVEKISYPIPDFSFRAFEGVLYKAVLPALEALRSGKGVLIHCYGGIGRSGSTVGMLLALRDNASPNTILGRLRSLGYVNETISQGLALRWFFRAIKITDLPFLKRLLEEVEKTGYWGYLDHASTVAGVALDVLDALQDKYRFTAQDRLNTYVAGLLHDIGRVWGREEDHHIIGAEYVKKTGFLGDKVDLDIVSKTILYHRRKTRITEDQELASMGVKALVIAATVRLADSFKNAYKGEGIYVGTEMANDKLVVKINGYMHEEVDFDRFYEKAEALEEVTKMRVEAVEEF, encoded by the coding sequence ATGGCTCGGCTACGCGACCTGAATGGTGGTCTCTACTGGTCCTCGTGCCCGGACACGGAGACTCTAAGGCAACTAGCAAAGAGGGGGCTAGGCCTTGTTGTAGATTTAACTGAGAACGAGTGTAAATATGAGTTGCCCAGCACAGTAGAGAAAATCAGCTACCCCATACCTGACTTTTCGTTTAGGGCTTTCGAGGGCGTACTCTACAAGGCCGTGCTCCCAGCCTTGGAGGCCCTGCGCAGTGGGAAAGGAGTCTTGATCCACTGCTATGGCGGGATTGGGAGGAGTGGTAGCACGGTGGGTATGCTTCTGGCACTGAGAGACAATGCGTCGCCCAACACGATTCTGGGAAGGCTCAGGTCGCTTGGCTACGTTAACGAAACAATATCACAAGGTCTAGCTCTCAGGTGGTTCTTCCGCGCCATCAAAATAACTGATCTGCCATTCCTGAAGAGGTTACTTGAAGAAGTCGAAAAGACTGGCTATTGGGGCTACCTTGACCATGCCTCAACAGTTGCAGGTGTTGCTCTCGACGTACTAGATGCTCTTCAGGACAAGTACCGCTTCACCGCTCAAGACAGGCTAAACACCTATGTTGCGGGTCTCCTGCATGATATTGGACGTGTATGGGGACGAGAGGAAGACCACCACATTATTGGGGCCGAATACGTTAAGAAAACTGGTTTTCTAGGAGACAAAGTAGACTTGGACATTGTCTCAAAGACCATCTTGTATCACAGGAGGAAGACCAGAATTACAGAGGATCAAGAGCTTGCCTCAATGGGAGTCAAGGCTCTAGTCATTGCGGCTACGGTGCGTCTTGCAGACTCCTTTAAGAATGCCTACAAGGGTGAAGGGATATATGTGGGAACTGAGATGGCTAACGATAAACTCGTCGTGAAGATAAACGGCTACATGCACGAGGAAGTTGATTTCGATCGATTTTATGAGAAGGCAGAGGCACTAGAGGAGGTAACAAAGATGAGGGTTGAGGCAGTAGAAGAGTTCTAG
- a CDS encoding TldD/PmbA family protein, with translation MHEDIAQILFEKAGHLGASFAEVRFEDTTREFISYVNGRITSLGNQKTKGASIRVIYEGGLGFASTYDLSRDGLLKALEEAVKIARSLSGSGKKLATVEPYKKSFKIENVKNHPSQAELTEKIGLVKRIYSYLSERKVSSSIARYGSYYGVIEVYTSDGLHVSAERLVTGISATAVIRENGKVGDSTETYGASLGLEAFTGENSPENIAEKAYENARLALKASRPPAGLQTVITRPELTGVFAHESFGHLTEGDGIFAGSSPLVGRLGEKLASEQVTIVDSGYDERGGYVFLADDEGVPTRRTVLVEKGILKGYLHSRESAALTGMEPTGNGRAQSFEHDVIVRMRNTFFEAGNWKEEEIIADTKNGLLLDKPAGGQVEEDGTFTFNARIGFIIENGEIKEPVRDVVLAGNILEMLRYIDAVGKNVEISTSPFGGCGKWGQWVHVGDGGPTLRVSRLLVGGEK, from the coding sequence ATGCATGAAGACATAGCCCAGATTCTATTTGAAAAAGCGGGCCACCTGGGAGCCAGTTTTGCCGAGGTAAGATTTGAGGACACGACTAGAGAGTTCATCTCCTATGTAAACGGACGCATCACTTCTCTCGGGAACCAGAAGACCAAGGGTGCAAGTATAAGAGTGATCTACGAGGGGGGACTTGGATTCGCCTCGACATACGACTTGAGCAGAGACGGTCTTCTCAAGGCCTTGGAAGAGGCCGTAAAAATTGCTAGATCCCTCTCTGGCTCTGGCAAAAAACTAGCGACAGTAGAGCCATACAAGAAGAGCTTCAAGATTGAAAACGTGAAGAACCACCCCTCCCAAGCAGAATTAACTGAAAAAATTGGGCTTGTAAAGAGGATATACAGCTACCTAAGCGAGAGAAAGGTGTCCTCTTCTATAGCGAGGTACGGCTCCTACTATGGCGTTATAGAGGTCTACACAAGCGACGGGCTACACGTGTCAGCAGAGAGGCTCGTGACAGGAATATCTGCAACCGCCGTAATCAGGGAAAATGGCAAAGTAGGAGACAGCACAGAAACCTACGGCGCGTCGCTTGGACTGGAGGCTTTTACAGGCGAAAACTCCCCTGAAAACATAGCCGAGAAGGCCTACGAGAACGCAAGGCTAGCATTAAAGGCATCGCGGCCCCCTGCAGGCCTCCAGACAGTAATCACTCGTCCAGAGCTCACGGGCGTCTTTGCGCACGAGAGCTTTGGACACCTAACAGAGGGCGACGGCATATTTGCTGGTTCAAGCCCCCTGGTAGGAAGACTTGGCGAAAAATTGGCCAGCGAGCAAGTTACGATTGTCGATTCTGGCTACGACGAGAGGGGAGGCTACGTGTTTCTCGCAGACGACGAGGGGGTACCCACTAGGAGAACGGTCCTGGTCGAGAAGGGAATACTTAAGGGCTACCTGCATAGCAGGGAAAGCGCTGCACTCACTGGTATGGAGCCTACGGGAAACGGGAGGGCCCAAAGTTTTGAGCATGACGTTATTGTTAGGATGAGGAATACCTTCTTTGAGGCTGGCAACTGGAAAGAAGAAGAGATAATTGCCGACACAAAGAACGGGCTTCTACTAGACAAGCCGGCCGGTGGACAGGTCGAGGAAGACGGCACCTTCACATTTAACGCTAGGATAGGATTCATAATAGAGAATGGGGAGATAAAGGAACCAGTTAGGGACGTTGTCCTTGCAGGCAACATACTTGAAATGCTGAGATATATCGACGCTGTAGGCAAAAACGTTGAAATATCTACGAGCCCCTTCGGTGGCTGTGGAAAATGGGGCCAATGGGTGCACGTCGGCGATGGTGGTCCTACGCTTAGAGTATCCAGGCTTCTTGTGGGTGGTGAAAAATGA
- a CDS encoding TldD/PmbA family protein produces the protein MREEFQSIAEWILKRALELGADEAEVSLTVSTSRLVKSEGVYPKALSRASIDVWIRVAKGKRVAIATASTLERDALASTVEKAVQLARVSEEDPHWNGLPDPEKPTHSWVGFDEGIVSLEAGWLLDQVRSLISEVPKRYRDVKVTASGGTLAYGYSYVANTRGLSAEQRGTYMSMSLSTKATHSGNEGTGFAFLESRSLVLDFDNLIDRACKMALDSAMGEKLGSTISGNVAFKPLPLGELLEYLLVPAFNAMNVLEGLSPLRDKTGQKVFGKLTLVDDGSLPGGLETALFDAEGVPRRKTVLVEDGVVKGFLHNTYTARRMGVKSTGNAAKARGSYAVSRSNMIIQGGELSEEELIENVQVVVDGTLLSVHTVNYVTGNFSVVATNPYLVKNGELKPLKPVSVAGNIYQSAETLEFSRKIINTYTGFYLPLTLAGKITVTG, from the coding sequence ATGAGAGAAGAGTTTCAATCTATTGCTGAGTGGATACTGAAACGCGCATTAGAGCTCGGCGCGGACGAAGCAGAAGTAAGCCTCACTGTTTCGACCTCTAGGCTTGTAAAAAGCGAGGGAGTCTATCCAAAGGCTCTCTCCAGGGCATCTATCGACGTGTGGATCAGGGTGGCAAAAGGCAAAAGGGTAGCAATAGCTACTGCCTCTACTCTTGAAAGAGATGCCCTGGCAAGCACGGTCGAGAAAGCCGTTCAGCTTGCACGCGTGTCCGAAGAAGACCCCCACTGGAACGGTTTGCCGGATCCAGAGAAGCCTACACATAGCTGGGTAGGCTTCGACGAGGGCATAGTAAGCCTCGAGGCAGGATGGCTTCTAGACCAAGTCCGCTCCCTGATAAGCGAGGTTCCCAAGAGATATAGGGACGTTAAGGTAACTGCCTCAGGAGGAACACTTGCCTATGGCTACAGCTACGTGGCGAACACTAGGGGCCTCTCAGCAGAGCAGAGAGGCACCTACATGTCCATGTCGCTATCGACAAAAGCGACACACTCGGGGAACGAGGGGACTGGCTTTGCGTTTCTAGAGTCCCGAAGCCTAGTCCTAGACTTCGACAACCTAATAGACAGGGCCTGCAAGATGGCCCTCGACTCGGCAATGGGCGAGAAACTTGGATCGACAATAAGTGGCAATGTGGCCTTTAAGCCTCTACCGCTCGGAGAGCTACTTGAGTACCTACTTGTCCCAGCCTTCAACGCAATGAATGTTCTAGAGGGGCTCAGCCCTCTAAGGGACAAGACCGGCCAAAAAGTCTTCGGGAAGCTGACCCTCGTAGACGACGGCTCTCTGCCTGGAGGACTAGAAACAGCACTATTCGACGCTGAAGGCGTCCCGCGCAGGAAAACTGTCCTCGTAGAAGACGGCGTCGTAAAGGGCTTCCTCCACAACACATATACAGCTAGGAGAATGGGCGTCAAAAGCACTGGAAACGCCGCGAAAGCCAGGGGATCCTATGCCGTATCCCGGTCAAACATGATTATACAAGGAGGCGAGCTATCCGAGGAAGAGCTAATAGAAAACGTGCAAGTGGTTGTCGACGGCACCCTGCTAAGCGTCCACACAGTAAACTATGTCACAGGAAACTTTAGTGTCGTAGCGACGAACCCCTACCTAGTGAAAAATGGCGAACTAAAGCCTCTCAAGCCAGTCAGCGTTGCCGGGAACATATACCAGTCGGCAGAAACACTCGAATTCTCGAGGAAAATAATCAACACTTATACAGGCTTCTACCTTCCCTTGACCCTTGCCGGAAAAATAACAGTGACCGGATAA
- a CDS encoding formate dehydrogenase accessory protein FdhE: protein MDKVSLKDKLKDIKPDIPIDEDSLLKYVELLDVQYNTSLQFSDKFKQLPLEEIQKGFAEGKPAYLSVPLKIEEEDLLASYKAIISFLRENIPETVEPIDKIEASRESGEIKLSELSDALFAGNEEQVHEAAEKIQVDPEVLEAILAWSIQPIFEAFSRALSGETDFSSWKSGRCPVCGGPSRLEFIDEEGHSHLKCQFCGAEWSYPEGKCPYCGNEESESIIEIPVKGEDKFRLMACYKCGGYWKIVDERKVGTNIPRSLYDIWSFRLDLLASGQK, encoded by the coding sequence ATGGATAAAGTCTCTCTGAAGGACAAGTTAAAAGACATTAAGCCCGACATTCCTATAGACGAAGATTCTCTCCTTAAATATGTCGAACTTCTAGACGTCCAGTACAATACAAGCCTCCAGTTCAGCGACAAGTTCAAACAGTTGCCCCTTGAGGAGATCCAGAAAGGCTTCGCAGAGGGAAAGCCGGCCTACCTCTCTGTGCCCCTAAAGATAGAGGAAGAAGACCTTCTAGCCTCATACAAAGCAATAATTAGTTTCCTAAGGGAGAACATTCCCGAGACAGTAGAGCCAATAGACAAGATAGAGGCTTCCCGTGAAAGTGGCGAGATAAAGCTCTCAGAGCTCTCAGACGCACTATTTGCCGGAAACGAGGAACAAGTGCACGAAGCCGCGGAAAAAATCCAGGTCGACCCAGAGGTTCTAGAGGCAATCCTCGCCTGGTCAATCCAGCCAATATTTGAGGCTTTTTCTCGCGCATTAAGCGGCGAGACAGACTTCTCTTCTTGGAAAAGCGGGAGGTGCCCCGTATGTGGGGGGCCGTCTAGGCTGGAATTTATAGATGAGGAGGGACATTCCCACCTTAAGTGCCAGTTTTGCGGCGCAGAGTGGAGCTACCCAGAGGGAAAGTGTCCATACTGTGGAAACGAGGAGAGTGAATCTATTATAGAGATACCTGTGAAGGGCGAGGACAAGTTTAGGTTGATGGCCTGCTACAAGTGTGGCGGTTACTGGAAAATTGTAGACGAGAGAAAAGTCGGCACAAATATCCCCAGGTCTCTCTACGATATCTGGTCTTTTAGACTGGATCTCTTGGCGAGCGGACAAAAATAG
- a CDS encoding damage-control phosphatase ARMT1 family protein yields MPDDEKLRLLRDFTKYYGDLIDDSSTVIVAWKGFIKVKELLRETDPYREYKERSHRIALELARSIEGKLEELSGYERFRYLVGLSVAANLLDPGSPNGLDPEVFWEKASQIRFGRDETDRLYLLLLQSSKVTYVLDNCGEAVFDSMVIRDLRRMGLKLKIIVRGEPYQNDITYQEALRLGLQEYGELVSTGTDFPGIVPGHVSEEAVKALEWADIVISKGMANFESFMYAQPAANVFVLLMAKCGPIARASNVNVGEAAAFFLKGPPAMQNAV; encoded by the coding sequence TTGCCGGATGACGAAAAGCTCAGGCTTCTCAGGGACTTTACAAAATATTATGGCGACTTGATTGATGATTCCTCCACTGTTATTGTTGCATGGAAGGGGTTCATAAAAGTAAAGGAGCTACTAAGGGAAACTGACCCATACAGGGAATACAAGGAGAGGAGCCATAGGATAGCTCTTGAACTAGCTAGGAGCATTGAGGGGAAATTGGAGGAGCTGAGCGGCTACGAGAGGTTTAGGTACCTTGTTGGTCTAAGTGTTGCGGCCAACCTTCTCGACCCGGGCTCGCCAAATGGCCTGGATCCAGAGGTTTTCTGGGAGAAGGCTTCTCAAATTAGGTTTGGCCGCGATGAGACTGATAGGCTCTACTTGTTGTTGCTCCAGAGCTCTAAGGTAACCTATGTTCTCGACAATTGTGGGGAGGCTGTTTTTGACTCCATGGTTATACGTGACTTGAGGAGGATGGGCTTGAAGCTAAAGATCATAGTTAGGGGCGAGCCTTACCAGAACGATATTACATACCAGGAGGCATTGAGGCTGGGGCTCCAGGAGTACGGCGAGCTCGTGAGTACTGGGACAGATTTTCCCGGCATCGTTCCGGGCCATGTTTCCGAGGAGGCTGTCAAGGCCTTGGAATGGGCAGACATCGTTATATCCAAGGGGATGGCGAACTTCGAGTCCTTCATGTATGCCCAGCCAGCCGCAAACGTTTTTGTCCTGTTGATGGCTAAGTGTGGACCAATAGCCAGGGCTTCAAACGTGAATGTTGGTGAGGCGGCAGCTTTCTTCCTCAAAGGCCCTCCGGCCATGCAGAACGCGGTTTAG